A window from Carassius gibelio isolate Cgi1373 ecotype wild population from Czech Republic chromosome B3, carGib1.2-hapl.c, whole genome shotgun sequence encodes these proteins:
- the LOC127952547 gene encoding uncharacterized protein LOC127952547 isoform X2 — MDKMFHIVVFDKTNEVEVVPSVWIKNGECMWPPNKIDITKAVKSQESPGDDWKPHKARIIFTSHDYKEARRKLPLAVDHTDIDQTDGGDSPITFQRKRIPKNILFPGEDDDDDNAMEEHLKEPKSRKGRYSIPDAPKIARHANKLDPGKPNCPKIFHSTLALHNDEMEGIKATKSKKKRYALPNAPVISREQISPAVDNLHLSGQGRTDLHSRDHSSPDVSLHGQSSPHLRPHGQKSPNLLPSCYSPDLYADCHSTPEIHSSQQSSIAMLSSGWNFLSESCTLSKSSTETLLSQANVEVRRPAHKSKEIHKKKHSEPSPLPQPHQTTDIEQTSSHQIFLLRNILTKQEMLMDQMRIIMKTLQCMQSSQETEIGLDRNLLPLKDLTSLQSMEGNLRSTPDLHKQLVNTLALKGGADVQESVWRIMHGLFTNSLARKVNMRGLNGKISFLRLQIRDVVIAAVRRNRLTSDATEKDIDSTVKRWLYLAPDRDGGRKERMKSKVLKDNMTG; from the exons ATGGATAAG ATGTTTCACATTGTTGTCTTTGACAAGACAAATGAGGTTGAAGTTGTGCCTTCAGTCTGGATTAAAAATGGAGAGTGCATGTGGCCTCCAAATAAGATAGATATAACAAAAGCTGTGAAATCACAGGAGAGTCCTGGAGATGACTGGAAGCCCCATAAGGCCAGAATTATTTTCACGTCAC ATGACTACAAGGAAGCTAGACGCAAACTACCACTTGCTGTTGATCACACAGACATTGATCAGACCGATGGAGGAGACTCACCAATTACATTTCAAAGAAAAAGAAT ACCCAAGAACATTCTTTTCCCTGGAGAAGACGACGACGATGATAATGCGATGGAAGAGCACCTGAAAGAACCAAAATCAAGAAAAGG AAGGTATTCTATACCCGATGCTCCGAAAATTGCTAGACATGCCAACAAATTAGACCCAGGAAAGCCAAACTGCCCTAAGATCTTCCACAGTACTCTTGCCCTCCACAATGATGAGATGGAAGGAATTAAAGCAACAAAGtccaaaaaaaa GAGGTATGCCTTACCTAATGCTCCAGTGATCTCTAGGGAACAGATTTCTCCTGCAGTAGACAACCTCCACCTTAGTGGCCAAGGCAGAACTGACCTTCATTCACGCGATCATAGCAGTCCTGATGTTAGCCTACATGGCCAAAGCAGTCCTCACCTTCGTCCACATGGCCAAAAGAGTCCCAATCTTCTCCCAAGTTGCTACAGTCCTGACTTGTATGCAGATTGCCACAGCACTCCTGAGATCCACTCAAGTCAGCAGAGCAGCATTGCTATGTTATCATCGGGCTGGAATTTTCTCTCCGAGAGTTGTACATTAAGTAAATCAAGCACTGAGACCCTTTTAAGCCAAGCCAACGTTGAGGTCAGAAGACCAGCCCATAAAAGTAAAGAGATCCATAAAAAAAAGCACTCCGAACCTTCGCCGCTCCCTCAGCCACACCAGACCACGGACATCGAGCAAACATCCAGTCACCAAATTT TTCTTCTTCGTAATATATTAACAAAACAGGAGATGCTTATGGACCAAATGCGAATTATCATGAAGACCCTCCAGTGTATGCAATCAAGTCAGGAGACAGAGATAGGCCTAGATCGAAATTTGTTGCCTCTCAAAGATCTCACTTCTCTACAGAGCATGGAGGGCAATCTGCGGAGTACTCCTGACCTCCATAAGCAATTG GTAAACACTCTGGCTCTTAAAGGTGGGGCGGACGTGCAGGAGTCTGTTTGGAGAATCATGCATGGTCTGTTTACCAACTCCTTGGCGAGGAAAGTTAACATGAGAGGATTGAATGGAAAGATTAGCTTCCTACGCCTACAGATACGAGATGTTGTGATTG CGGCTGTGAGACGTAACCGTCTAACATCCGATGCCACAGAGAAAGACATTGATTCCACCGTTAAAAGATGGCTGTATCTGGCCCCAGACAGAGATGGTGGACGGAAAGAAAGGATGAAGAGCAAAGTGCTTAAGGACAATATGACTGGTTAA
- the LOC127952547 gene encoding uncharacterized protein LOC127952547 isoform X1 — MDKMFHIVVFDKTNEVEVVPSVWIKNGECMWPPNKIDITKAVKSQESPGDDWKPHKARIIFTSHDYKEARRKLPLAVDHTDIDQTDGGDSPITFQRKRIPKNILFPGEDDDDDNAMEEHLKEPKSRKGRRYSIPDAPKIARHANKLDPGKPNCPKIFHSTLALHNDEMEGIKATKSKKKRYALPNAPVISREQISPAVDNLHLSGQGRTDLHSRDHSSPDVSLHGQSSPHLRPHGQKSPNLLPSCYSPDLYADCHSTPEIHSSQQSSIAMLSSGWNFLSESCTLSKSSTETLLSQANVEVRRPAHKSKEIHKKKHSEPSPLPQPHQTTDIEQTSSHQIFLLRNILTKQEMLMDQMRIIMKTLQCMQSSQETEIGLDRNLLPLKDLTSLQSMEGNLRSTPDLHKQLVNTLALKGGADVQESVWRIMHGLFTNSLARKVNMRGLNGKISFLRLQIRDVVIAAVRRNRLTSDATEKDIDSTVKRWLYLAPDRDGGRKERMKSKVLKDNMTG; from the exons ATGGATAAG ATGTTTCACATTGTTGTCTTTGACAAGACAAATGAGGTTGAAGTTGTGCCTTCAGTCTGGATTAAAAATGGAGAGTGCATGTGGCCTCCAAATAAGATAGATATAACAAAAGCTGTGAAATCACAGGAGAGTCCTGGAGATGACTGGAAGCCCCATAAGGCCAGAATTATTTTCACGTCAC ATGACTACAAGGAAGCTAGACGCAAACTACCACTTGCTGTTGATCACACAGACATTGATCAGACCGATGGAGGAGACTCACCAATTACATTTCAAAGAAAAAGAAT ACCCAAGAACATTCTTTTCCCTGGAGAAGACGACGACGATGATAATGCGATGGAAGAGCACCTGAAAGAACCAAAATCAAGAAAAGG CAGAAGGTATTCTATACCCGATGCTCCGAAAATTGCTAGACATGCCAACAAATTAGACCCAGGAAAGCCAAACTGCCCTAAGATCTTCCACAGTACTCTTGCCCTCCACAATGATGAGATGGAAGGAATTAAAGCAACAAAGtccaaaaaaaa GAGGTATGCCTTACCTAATGCTCCAGTGATCTCTAGGGAACAGATTTCTCCTGCAGTAGACAACCTCCACCTTAGTGGCCAAGGCAGAACTGACCTTCATTCACGCGATCATAGCAGTCCTGATGTTAGCCTACATGGCCAAAGCAGTCCTCACCTTCGTCCACATGGCCAAAAGAGTCCCAATCTTCTCCCAAGTTGCTACAGTCCTGACTTGTATGCAGATTGCCACAGCACTCCTGAGATCCACTCAAGTCAGCAGAGCAGCATTGCTATGTTATCATCGGGCTGGAATTTTCTCTCCGAGAGTTGTACATTAAGTAAATCAAGCACTGAGACCCTTTTAAGCCAAGCCAACGTTGAGGTCAGAAGACCAGCCCATAAAAGTAAAGAGATCCATAAAAAAAAGCACTCCGAACCTTCGCCGCTCCCTCAGCCACACCAGACCACGGACATCGAGCAAACATCCAGTCACCAAATTT TTCTTCTTCGTAATATATTAACAAAACAGGAGATGCTTATGGACCAAATGCGAATTATCATGAAGACCCTCCAGTGTATGCAATCAAGTCAGGAGACAGAGATAGGCCTAGATCGAAATTTGTTGCCTCTCAAAGATCTCACTTCTCTACAGAGCATGGAGGGCAATCTGCGGAGTACTCCTGACCTCCATAAGCAATTG GTAAACACTCTGGCTCTTAAAGGTGGGGCGGACGTGCAGGAGTCTGTTTGGAGAATCATGCATGGTCTGTTTACCAACTCCTTGGCGAGGAAAGTTAACATGAGAGGATTGAATGGAAAGATTAGCTTCCTACGCCTACAGATACGAGATGTTGTGATTG CGGCTGTGAGACGTAACCGTCTAACATCCGATGCCACAGAGAAAGACATTGATTCCACCGTTAAAAGATGGCTGTATCTGGCCCCAGACAGAGATGGTGGACGGAAAGAAAGGATGAAGAGCAAAGTGCTTAAGGACAATATGACTGGTTAA
- the LOC127952622 gene encoding uncharacterized protein LOC127952622 produces MADKCHLCLLGLIFLSSLLTGLSGVDDAHVFISSGEDVRLPCNNALPGCKSTTWIYNRFSYSSAVELFSGGRKKTDIEKHERLSLESDCSLNIKSVTKEDCGSYICQQYVNGHKLRTDARVFLNVLHVSSSEISAGLSVTLFCQLYSSYPRVSCGDLIRSERIDLFWVNQAGDKLTNSDSRYQISAPDHCIISLKTTILNEDHNREWRCEVTHRDQLKTSVSYTVKISGEKTIS; encoded by the exons ATGGCTGATAAGTGTCACTTGTGTCTGCTGGGACTGatctttctctcttcacttctCACAG gTCTCAGTGGAGTGGATGATGCTCATGTGTTCATCAGTTCTGGTGAAGATGTCCGTCTGCCCTGTAATAATGCTCTTCCTGGCTGTAAATCAACTACATGGATCTATAACAGATTCAGTTATTCATCAGCAGTTGAACTGTTTTCTGGAGGGAGAAAGAAGACAGACATAGAGAAACATGAGAGACTGAGTCTGGagtctgactgctctctgaacatcaaGAGCGTCACAAAAGAAGATTGTGGATCTTACATCTGCCAACAATATGTGAATGGACACAAACTGAGAACTGATGCTCGTGTTTTTCTGAATGTTCTTCATG TCTCTTCATCTGAGATCAGTGCAGGTCTCTCTGTGACTCTCTTCTGTCAGTTGTATTCATCATATCCTCGAGTCTCTTGTGGTGATTTGATCCGTTCTGAGCGAATTGATCTGTTCTGGGTGAATCAGGCTGGTGATAAACTGACAAACTCAGACTCCAGATATCAGATATCAGCTCCAGATCACTGTATCATCTCTCTGAAGACAACAATCCTGAATGAAGATCACAACAGAGAGTGGAGATGTGAAGTTACTCACAGAGATCAACTCAAGACCTCAGTCTCATACACTGTCAAGATCTCAGGTGAGAAAACAATCTCATGA